The Chryseobacterium indologenes genomic sequence AGGGATTTTGAAATTCTGTCGTGATTTCCTTCGATAAGACAGAAGTGAATATCAGGATACTGGTTCCGCCATGCGCAGAATTCATCAACATCAGAATTATCCCCTGCGTGAAGCAGATCTCCGACCACTATAAATTTTTCAGGCTGAAAAAATTCAATCAGGGCAGATAATCTTTCCAGATCACTTTTCATAATATGATTGGCTAAGGCAATTCCATTTTTACGGAAATGAGCGGTTTTTCCGATATGCAGGTCAGAAAGAATCAAAGCTTTCTCTTTTTCCCAAAAAACAGCACGTTGATTGGTTAAAGTAAAAATTTCGTTCTGAACGGACAGGTTTCTGGTGACTATAAACACTTGTTAAAAAGTTGATAATTGATTATTTATACTGTTTTTCTAAGTATACTTGAGATTTCTAACAGGAGGATTCCGCTTAGTTGTCTATTCTGCTGATGTGAAAATTCTCATCAAAGATATAGGTTAGCGGAATTCCGGTAGCGATTTCACGTTCCAGGATTTCTTCAGGAGAAAGATTCTCAAGGTACATAATCAGAGCGCGGAGACTGTTACCATGAGCAACAATCAGTACATTTTCACCTTTTTTCAAAAGAGGAAGAATATGCATTTCATAATACGGGATAACCCTGCTATACGTAATCTTCAGACTTTCACCTCCCGGCGGAACTACATCAAAGGACCTTCTCCACGTACGAACCTGGTCGTCACCATATTTAAGGGCGGTTTCAGCTTTATTCAACCCTTCCAGATTTCCGTATGAACGCTCGTTGAGTGCTTTATCCATGATGACCGGGATATTGGGTTTCCCCATTTCGTCCAGAATGATGCTGAGAGTATGCTGGGCTCTGATCAGGGCCGAAGTAAAAGCTACATCTATTTTTTCCCCTTTCAATGCAATACCTGCTTTCTTTGCCTCTTCGATACCCGCTTCAGTTATATCGATATCCTGCCAACCTGTGAACCTGTTTTCAAGATTCCAGAGTGACTGTCCGTGACGGACTAAGAATAATTTTGTCATTGTGTATATTTTATTTTATTCTTTCCCAAGAAGATATTCTAATTTACGATAATTATTGGGAGGAGTCAAGTGATTTTTGTCATCAATCGGTACAAATACTGCTCATTGTGTCCTTTCACAAAAAGTGTTTTATAGTTTAAGCATTCTCCTGATCCTTGCGTCTAATCCTTCACTGGAAAGCGTTTGTCTCAGGCTGTCTACTTTTATAGGAAAGCTGAGTG encodes the following:
- the pdeM gene encoding ligase-associated DNA damage response endonuclease PdeM, coding for MFIVTRNLSVQNEIFTLTNQRAVFWEKEKALILSDLHIGKTAHFRKNGIALANHIMKSDLERLSALIEFFQPEKFIVVGDLLHAGDNSDVDEFCAWRNQYPDIHFCLIEGNHDRISKSLEKKLCLNGKEASLTIKNFTFIHDFDSSLQTFQITGHIHPGIVLNSAVKSIRLPCFALSHNQLLLPAFSEFTGLDTKNLPGKSKFFVFTDSEIYEV
- a CDS encoding 2,3-bisphosphoglycerate-dependent phosphoglycerate mutase; the protein is MTKLFLVRHGQSLWNLENRFTGWQDIDITEAGIEEAKKAGIALKGEKIDVAFTSALIRAQHTLSIILDEMGKPNIPVIMDKALNERSYGNLEGLNKAETALKYGDDQVRTWRRSFDVVPPGGESLKITYSRVIPYYEMHILPLLKKGENVLIVAHGNSLRALIMYLENLSPEEILEREIATGIPLTYIFDENFHISRIDN